A genomic region of Hydrogenovibrio crunogenus contains the following coding sequences:
- a CDS encoding MgtC/SapB family protein, whose protein sequence is MNTSLELFYTLAVALSIGLLIGIERGWKKRESIEGTRIAGVRTFGLIGLLGGVTALLSQTFGALVFGTVFIGLTVILASAYIAALKQNQDLGITTLIAALLTFILGALAVMDQVILASTSAVVMTLLLGYKPILHRWVGALEKKELRAGLKLLLLTVVLLPILPNEGYGPWQTLNPYIIGWMIVLIALISFVGYFAIKIGGAKRGVVFTGVFGGLSASTAVTLRFSQLARKDANMRSMLSIGVLLACGTMLPRMMLVAGVFNLNLVNQLWLPATVMALLVYLPAILYWRTQTGKNIDTTSVLTNPLDLKVALAFGGILVLIMLLSAFLKQTYGDAGILSLAAASGVFDVDAITLSLARMSQDSLALNVTVTALVIAAVSNNLVKAMMASFIGGKEMAIKVGLPLAISSLGGGLTVWFFVW, encoded by the coding sequence ATGAATACGTCTTTAGAGCTTTTTTATACTTTAGCTGTGGCCCTTTCAATTGGCTTGTTGATAGGTATTGAGCGCGGCTGGAAAAAGCGTGAGTCTATTGAAGGAACACGCATCGCAGGTGTGCGAACTTTCGGGTTAATTGGGTTGCTAGGCGGCGTCACAGCATTGCTGTCACAAACCTTTGGTGCGCTAGTGTTCGGTACTGTTTTTATAGGTTTGACCGTCATCTTAGCATCAGCATATATTGCAGCATTAAAACAAAACCAGGATTTGGGTATCACAACCCTTATCGCAGCATTATTAACCTTTATTCTCGGTGCATTAGCGGTCATGGACCAAGTGATATTGGCATCAACGTCAGCGGTGGTGATGACGTTACTTTTAGGGTATAAACCGATATTGCATCGCTGGGTTGGTGCTCTTGAAAAAAAAGAGTTGCGTGCGGGGCTTAAGCTTTTGTTGTTGACAGTTGTGCTGTTACCTATTCTACCCAATGAAGGCTATGGTCCTTGGCAAACTCTAAACCCTTATATCATCGGTTGGATGATTGTACTAATCGCATTGATTTCTTTTGTCGGGTATTTCGCTATTAAAATTGGTGGAGCTAAAAGAGGGGTGGTGTTTACAGGGGTGTTTGGTGGATTGTCAGCCTCTACGGCAGTGACACTTCGGTTTTCGCAGTTGGCACGTAAAGATGCCAATATGCGTTCAATGCTGTCGATAGGCGTGCTCCTAGCGTGCGGAACAATGTTACCTCGTATGATGTTGGTGGCGGGCGTATTCAATTTAAACTTGGTTAATCAATTGTGGTTACCAGCAACCGTCATGGCGTTATTGGTTTATCTTCCAGCCATTTTGTACTGGCGAACTCAGACCGGGAAAAATATTGACACGACATCGGTTTTAACCAACCCGTTGGATTTAAAGGTAGCATTAGCCTTTGGAGGGATTCTGGTGCTGATTATGCTACTAAGCGCATTTTTAAAACAAACCTACGGTGATGCCGGCATACTGTCTTTGGCTGCTGCATCCGGTGTTTTTGATGTTGATGCCATTACTTTGTCTTTGGCCAGAATGAGTCAGGATAGTTTGGCCTTGAATGTCACCGTAACAGCGCTGGTTATAGCTGCCGTAAGTAATAATTTGGTCAAAGCGATGATGGCCAGTTTTATTGGTGGGAAAGAAATGGCTATAAAAGTAGGATTACCTTTAGCCATCAGTAGCTTAGGGGGTGGATTGACGGTTTGGTTCTTTGTGTGGTGA